In Bacillus cereus ATCC 14579, a single window of DNA contains:
- a CDS encoding YtxH domain-containing protein, translating to MSKAKSFITGVICGGAVAGLAVLFSTPSSGKDMRGKLKEKGNDIKKTLADITADTKLLKRQIVETASEGKEVFQELKDDMQDTLSNWKQDISQNKRHIEKEILDIQKSIEKLQEAVPEKA from the coding sequence ATGTCAAAAGCTAAATCCTTTATTACAGGTGTTATTTGCGGCGGAGCAGTTGCTGGACTAGCCGTTCTTTTCTCAACTCCTTCTTCTGGTAAAGACATGCGCGGCAAGTTAAAAGAAAAAGGAAATGATATTAAAAAGACTTTAGCTGATATTACAGCTGATACGAAATTATTAAAGCGTCAAATTGTTGAAACTGCTTCAGAAGGTAAAGAAGTGTTTCAAGAACTAAAAGATGACATGCAAGACACGCTTTCTAATTGGAAACAAGATATTTCTCAAAACAAGCGCCATATTGAGAAAGAAATTTTGGACATCCAAAAGTCAATTGAGAAACTGCAAGAAGCTGTTCCAGAAAAAGCGTAA